The stretch of DNA AGAGAGCATGTTAACGATTCAATTTATTCTTACCCAATATTTGACTTCATGGAGCAGGGTTGGGTAAGGTTTTTGGACAATGAGCCAAAAATTtacccacctagactggcgggccatgtaagtgtgacgtaatgaacaatatttacagtgttacaaaaacaaatgcagaaaacaataagcctcgtgccaaaactaaatttaatcgcaatctcaacaaattccttaagCCAGTTTTTagttgaaacatcaaaatttggttttaatttgGCTGTGGCAGcgtcaggcgggccagattgaattacccaacgggccgaatttggcccgcgggccgtagtttgcccatgccaGTTATAGAGAATAataatgcaatattaaaatcattCGGTAAAACACAGAAAGTCATCTGAACATACATACCTCACAGTTGATTCCCTGCAGATAAAGTCTTGGTTTTTTCAATAAAGTATCTGCGGACACGTCTTTATCTAACACTCCGTTAATGAGAGGAGGAAGACTCGTGAACGCAAGACTGTATAGTAAAAGATACCACTGCTCGATAGGATTGGCCCCAGAATATCCACAGAAAAATTGAAACcaaaatatcaaaaagacaaatgcctgaaataaaaaagataaattgaaAACTAGAAAATGATGACGATGTGAGGAATGGAATAGTCGATATGCATACCGGAATATATTACTTCATTAACTTTACCAATAGGTACGATTTAGTACTTATCTTAAAGAAGAGCCaggttttattatattattttatgaagtCACCAGTCCAAGTCAAATATGGACTTGATTTTGGACAAATTATTTTAAGATATAGAGATAATGCGCTTCATTAATCTTCTACTATAATTTGCAACCTGTGTGAAATCAGCGATACTATAACGAGCTTGTTCCTGCTGTTTGAATATGACAATACGCTAATTACTGTGTTAAATGCTGTGAATACACATTTTTCATCTTTTAGCAATTTTGTTGCTAAAGATGACAATTTGTGATGTGGTGCATCGTGCTGGGCATACGCTCATCTGCATGGGttggcaggtttgaatcccgcagaagataattatgtgcgagaggattgctggactccttgtcgccgtagggtggttcatgagccgctggtcggttacagcttcctccaccatcaagtccattaaataaataactgggtaactaaacccatacccgacatgaactgatGAATGAACGAGAGGCTGtgatttgccatatgattaagccatcttagcGGCTTTgctctctcccgggataaatatgtaaatcctatcctatccaaaaTAGCTGAGCAGTGTCTATTAGATTTTAAACAGTATTGAAATAGAAGCGAAATCTTACCGCATttttataaaagaaatataGCACCATCATCGCCAGTCTTTGATAATTCCAATGCCCATGAACAAGAAGTAATCTTTGCAAGAATCGAAATCTAGCCATTGCGAAATCACTACTCATTACAGCCTGCATTCCTTCCTGCCCAGATATTCCAACACCAATGTCAGCAACTTGAATCATGCTCACATCATTTGCACCATCACCTGAAGTATAAAATGGAAAAATCATTCATACAATTCAATCCTGTTACAGAAGagatgggcgctccagaagtttgtgtaccgatatggaggtaactaattttgttcggatATATTACATCacgttgtgtgaagggactgaaacctacgggcATGTGGGATATCCACtcgactaacacagacagcttcgaactcgtaatagaactaaaataaggaaaatcagaataaaattatgatctaaccctaacctggtacacacactacggcagTACTGTGGCAAGAGACTATACAAGCCTTATACTAAACAGTTTGTTGCagaaaaacttaaaaatatttattttatgagtGACGTTACGGAAATTCTCATACTTTTTCTTATCACTGGGCTAAACCGATaattattcagttttcaatAGAAAATGcacatattttaatattttgcacTATTTGGCGTTATTTTATGTCGAAAATATCCACTCTTTATTTGATGAACAATGATAATAATCTATTcagtattaaaaaatattcagttgTTAACTTTATTTGGACAGAGAAAATGTGctactttcaaaaaataacgaTTTGTAcgataaaaatgattaattttaacATACCGATAGCAAGAGTCATAACATGAAGTTGTTCTTTCACGAGTTTGACAACTTCACCTTTCTGCAGCGGAGTTGCACGGCATACAAGTACGGAATGACATCTTCTTGCCAAGTTGATGAAATCCTTTTGTAATTCTTTCGATAAAGCAAAATCCAAAGTGCTTCCATCAATAACAAtacctaaaaataaaatgaatttgattaaTGCAAGAAATAATATGTTTCAGAATATGTATACAACAAGGCTGAACCGGGAAGATTCCGCTCCTTTCAACATACTAACTCTTCGTTCGAAGCAAACTATATAACTAAGCACCATATATAAAGTATCGTATGTGAACCAAgttggcggacatcggaatgtagtatgtgtaccaggttagggttgggccataatttcaggtacaaatactacgggagtcacttggatagtccccgaactcgtaatagtactaaaTTAGGgcaacttgaaataaaattatggcctaaccctaacctggtacacatactacgggagtacccattattcaaaaacaaagtatTCTTCACTAGAAAGACTCACACAATGGCAATGTCACTATAGAACGATTGACACTCAAAGTACTTACCGAGAGGTGGATGATTAGAATCATGATTAGAAGATGAAGGTTGGCTGTTGGATCGGAAGCGTACAACAAGAGCATTAAATGATAGAACGGAAGCATTTGGATCAGGTGGAATTTCCGCTAACGGTCCTCTTCTTTCTTCTTGTTGATTAATATGTTGCTCTAACATTTGCTGCAGTTCACTCTATGAACGAAAAGGAATACCGTGTTTTCAATGactataaaattaatttttacatattttcacGAAATTTGATGCAAGAAAAAGGCTGTTCgtcctaaaataaaaaaaattggtaattCAGGTTTAAAAACCATTGTTGTACATGAATATTTTTGGGTCATTAGTTCATTTCATTTAGATAATACAGTACCATTTTACAGAGTTTATGTACGGTAAATATTGTGTGCTTCAGTGAGGCAAGAATATACTTGCAGGTATATGAGACTACAGGCACATAAGCTATTATTACAAATTGAACTACAATTGTAGACAATTGTAAAATGAGTATGGCGCATCGTGTCgaagcgttgggaatacgcaTGTCATTGCAGCTCTGATTAACCTGCGCGGGTTCGCTGGTTCAATCCCTCAGGGgggttaattatgtgcaagaggattgctggagtCTTGCAGTCAAAgaatggttcacgtaaccactggtcggttacagcttccgccaccatcaagtccatgcttctaaaacaaatacctaGCTAACTAGTTccatgattactttgtcttatcagctttcccaTTTCTCgagataaaaaagaaaatacttctaaaatattaaaacaaataacGAAGGCTAACCTCGGATCGAGCATTGAGATAGATAATCTCATCAGATGGTTCAATCAACTTGCACGAGTAGCCAATGTTGACTGCTGTCTCTTGTTTATCACCAGTTATCACCCAGACTTGCATACCTGCTTTACGTAAGGATTCTATTGTCTCTGGAACACCATCTTGTAACCTGTTAAtgtttagaggaagtaaaaatcATGAACGGGAAGTAAAAATCATGAACGTCCTATAGTAAGTTGAAATTTAATAACAAATCGCAGTTTAGAATAGTTGataaattttttggaaaatttaaaatttttaattcaaaataatgatgtatgtcaatttttaaaaagaaaaattaaaattttgcgcaaaatatatccatttagaaaaatcaaaatacagaaataatctCAGAATATCAAACTATTCATACGCAGACATAAATGCTTGTAACAAACCTGTCTTCAATGCCAGTTGCACCAAGAAGTTCAAGatctttttcaatctgaatatatgaattataaattttttcttcTCTGTTTTCCATTGCTTGTTCAGCTTGCCTGTGAACTGTTTCCCACTCTCTATATTCTGCTTCTGTCAGGACctaaaaaattttgtatttgaaagATATACCATATTTTCCGGGCTATTAAGTCGCTTTCCTGGAACCaattttttggcctgattttggggggCTGTCTTATTGGGCGGGCTACTCTTTTTTCAACTAATTTTATTGCAtaagtcttctcaagcatggtTTGTGTTAAATTTATATCTGGgttgttatattttataatgtattcaGAGCAAGAGAGCCTGTCAGCTGGGAAACAATTTTTCTGCCCATCTTATTGAAAAACCCAATTTAGTGCTAAAATAATCATCGTCTTATTTGCCACGTGGACATATCAGAATTAGTCAAAAAAACGGTACATAGAAATTTTATAGACCTATAAAACTCCTAATGTATAATAGCTTAACTTCTATGATTTAAGAATTCAAAACAATATATCTTACTCTTTTAGCGATGCACAGTGTTCGAAGTCCAGTTCTTGCATATTGGTCACATAAAGCTGTCGTGTCCGAACAAACTTTAGGCGAATTGCTTTCTTGATAAAATCGAAATGCTGGGGAATTgcctgaaatattaaaaaaataatgaaagaggGTTCAAAAAATCTAATAATACAGAATGCATCCAATCCAAAATTCTAAAATCTAGAATATTTTAGCAACAGATATCATGATTTATATTTATGCCTATAAACAATAAGGCGgaggttcccaaactttttgttgtGCGGCCCcaattatcaggaaaaaaacGCACAGAGCACTTAAACGAAAAAAAGACACtgcgtaacagaaagtaaacgaaataaaaaggtaaaaataatttcttgatttatatacatacatataaaaaaaaataagacatttattataaatacaatatgtaaaatcctgTTAATTTTTGAGGCGCATTCAGCGAATAGCATAGCGCGTCCCCCCCTTCTGAAGAAACGCTGCACTCAACTGAgcaatgtataaaaaatatttaaacttcgATTGCTGCTTTActgaaaacaatattaaatacatgaaaaaaataactgaGAGAATATTCAGTCAGTGTTATAAGAAAATTCTGTTAAAGTACGAGTTTATCATTATAAATTTTCTCACCAAAATCTGTCATTATGTTGGGTTCTGCTGAATGACTTTTCAATAAGTTAAGTATTGTACTATCAGCTCCTTTTGAATATAACACATACTGATTGGTCCTCGGATCACGGACAACGACAGACATTCTCTTGCGAGTGGAGTCAAACGTGAGAGTATGAAGTACctgagaaataaaataaagaaaatcactCGTATGGCGGTACATAGTTAAATGTTTGATgcattgtgctaagcattagaaATGTGCTTTCCATTCACTGCTGATTACCCTGTGTTGGTTCGCAGGTTCGTTCACGTAACCAACTATGGCTTATTCAGTTATTAAAATCCATTCATTTAGAACGCatttataaaaacataaaaaacttGTCAGAAGCacacagaaattttcaaataatcatTATATAAAGCATTTTACGCAATTACTTATAGCAAGATTTGAGATTAGTTATTGATTCATTTTGTTCAGCTCAATAACTGATATTCTGTAAAACTATCCTCACATCAAAGGTCACAGGTACGTCATTCTTTGGCATTGCTACTGTTACAGTGGAAGATGTCCGATGTGCAAGTGAACAACCGTATGCATGTGCTGCATAGACTAATGCTGCTTCATCAGGTGATTCTGCTTCATAATGAATTTTCCtcaaatattcatttgaaaaaaagctgaaaataaacAGTTTTTATTAGCTGGAGCAAGGGATTCTTGTCATGTGAAACTATTTTTGAACACCCTGTACATAATTGGCCCTTACTAGCTCAGTTATACATGACAACTTCGATCAAAGATAAGCAATgcttaataattgaaaaatttaaataaacatcTACAGCATGCATATCTAACCTTGGAATCTGAGAATTGCCAGCATTGTTGGAGTTATTTAAATTAGAACTGCTGTCGTCAGATACTTGGCCATCACTGATTGTATAAACATTGCTTATTGCTTCTGGATGATTATCCTCGGTTAAGCTACGAAATTTCCCAGTAGGCATAGCGCTTGACTGAAAGTGAAAAATAAGCAAATAGTAATCAACAATACTATATGAATCAAGAATAATTCCAGGGAAAAATCCAAAATCAATACTTTCATCTGAAATCCAGACAAAATCTGGAAAATATTGTCTAGAATCCAGCCGGGTTAAATATACtatgattatattattaataaggCCATTATCATCTAATATCTgactaatatattttaaacaggTAGGTAAAATAAATTGGGATTTTACTTGAAACATAGCTTCTTGaatctaaatttaataaaagaGAATCAATCAAATAGCAGCAGCAGAGCAGCAGAataattgtcaaaataaaaattaaaaacaattttagaGTTTAAACTGAATTACCAGTATGATTCGCCCTACTAAAATTTTTTATGAACGACTTAAATGAATGAATATATCACTTGAAGCGTTCGATACCTTGTTTGAtttaatatcaatcaataaaatattcattgcaTTATTATTTGCGAGGAAAAATAATTGTTGgttgataaaaatcaaaaatttgatgaatataAAATCATATGGCAAAAGAAGGAATAAACATGCTCTGTCAATATAATGATtgcaatgaataaaaaaaatcagaaacatgcaaaacaaaaatgataaaacaaaataattttactttCCGTAAAGCATGAATGGTGAATAAGTATGAAACACatgataaaatgattttttttttgaatttcataaaCTTACTGATAAgactaaatgcataaaaaaaaattttcattcaatattatatataatcaaCTTATTATGTATGGAGTTGTAAATTATATAAGttattatattaattcaaaAAGTGAAATTTGTGGCATTTAGGAATTTTACATGGCTCACATATGGTTTAATATAAGTGAGATTTAAACTAATAGCAGTAACCAATAATTTCAAATGAATTCTCACGGGgtgtttcaaaaaaacagaacccattcATTTCTTAATTGCttctatgaaaatgaagaaaatttcaaacactTCAACCTTTGATTGTGTACGATTGCACCTAAACGTTGCAGTAATCTGGGACgctttgcaaaaaaattattctcTCTGGAAGATATTCCAAATGGCCAGAGTTCTATTTTTCAAGATCAGCCTTCATGGAATAAGCGAAATtttggtgacagcacatttgaacccaagtacatttgaacccatacatttgcacccgtatatccgctgGTTCAATCTATAGCGCTGAAATTCATGGGTTAgcgttagtatgggttcaaatatccgtaaaacaacaaatttccataggtgcaatactatgcaggtgcaattgtcgtgggttcaaatcaCGGGTTCAATTGTAATGGAACCGAAATTTTACTCCTAAAAAAGGTGATCCAATGGGTGACagcaaaattgcaaaaataatcaaaaatgaatTGATGAAACAATCAAATAATATATGACATGTAGACATAGGAATgagatgaaattatttttttttattgatgcCACACACATCCGTTATTCACCTTACGAAATAAACTGGAAACAGAGttgctcaaaatttttttcaaaaatggtttAGTTTCATCTTCAGAGTCATGAACGTCCTGACAAAATGTGTTAAGCAAACATACAACAAGTTGCCAAAGGGCTATAATTAGGGGTAGTCACACAATGAAATATCGACACTTATGTATTATCAGAGTCCCAAAATCGTCAAAATGTCATAAAAGTAGAAAATACCAAAGTTACTGATTCGGAACTTGGTAAATTGTGAAATCCGGGTATGACCTATATAATATgtcaaattattatttacaaCTTGATATTATTACACTTTAATTCGTTATAGTCTCATAGATTCTGGCACTCTAGCGGTCACTCGTAATTTCGCTCAAGGATCAATCTCCTTTATTTCTAACATAGTATGCATGACTTTGTTTGAGTAAATTTTCTTGCAAAAAAATACATTGATATTACAGTAACAGACTTTTATTTGGGCTTTAttaacagaaaattttgaaaactcaAAGATGATATCATCAGTAATATGTGCGCAACACTCTTTGAAAAGTATCATAAATAGGAATATCAACATTAGAGTTATTCGGAAGTTTGGAAGGCTTTTTGTCAATAATAAGGAAAATAAATTACTAACTCTCATTTGTATTGAAAATCAAGTGtgagatatttttttaattcagaatATCTAAGGTTTAATAATatccaaatatattcaaatgtgaGGGTGTGGAGCATCgtactaagcgttaggaatacactcgccaccgcacaTCTGactaccctgcgtgggttcgcaggttcgaaccctgtgCGGGGATAATTATCTGCAAAAGGATTGGTGAACTCTTCGCCAtcgtaggatggttcacgtaaccactggtcgaaGTCCATGtgtctaaaacaaataactggctaactaatcccatacccgacatggactggtaaccagacgagagaccgtggtttgccatatgattaagcagtctTATCGTCTTCGTCCCCTCCCAGGATAAATAAGTAAATCCCCCCCATTCCAAGAGTATCTAGATTATCCCAATTCTAACATATATAAACTatggtatattttttttatcaactttGATTTTGCATCTAATTCAATTTAAACTTTTAAATCCATCTTTCGTTCCTTcaagaaaacaaacaaatgtacaTGGCAATTTCTACTAAGTCTAATAAAGAAAGAATCAAACTTACTGCCGTACTATCTTCTGGTACTTTCTTCAGTTCTGGATTATCAGTAGAAAGTACCACAGTGTTGCATATGGCAAGGTTGATGAAGAAATCTAGAATCCGGTTCTGCTGTGTTGAAGCATTGATATCGGGGGCCGATTGCTGACAAACTGATTCTAATTCCTTGTAAAGAACAGGGTCAGGGGTCACATCAGCTTCCtgtattgaaaacaataaaaatttattcaaaaagtgATTCATGTATTAGTAAATGAGATGCTAAAAGGGTGAGTCTTTAGAAACATTAATTTTTTCGCCTCACCCTTCACCATAAAATgccttttttatgtttttttcccCTATTTTTTGTTTGCAACGAGTTCATTTTGgcgaaaaataaactactgacttgAATTACGATAATTGTCCTTACGTCCCtgaattcaattttgaagagcagaaatttgaaatttcacttCAACTGAGcattattgaaaatatacgtAGACGTACAGGATTTTTAGATTGCATCTGCTTAGATACTTTCTAGGTTCTTTTCAGAGAGCCATGTTATAAAAAAGGCCAATAAacaatgtatttaaaaatgataGAAGACGTttaatttttctgaaaaaagaCGAATATTCACCAAAAAATCTTCTTCTTCAGCATCATCTTCATTACCATGTTCAATATTCGTCGCAATATCTTGATCTTCTTGAGCCAGGTTTGACCTAATTTCCTTGGCAGATACTGCACTTATATTTCTTCTGTGATGCTTGTGTGGAGGCCTTCTCGAACTTTCCTAatagaaatattataaaaattgaaaatgggaaaaccttgaaaaaaatgaatttctatTTACAACAAATTTCAAGAATTTTATTCTAAATCCTGATAGTTTAATAATTTGTAGTGTTTGTCTTTGACTAATTATGACTCTCTGACTTTATATAAAAAGATCTAGATAATATCTCTGGAAGTATAtcttccatttaaaaaaaaagtcgaaAAAAGCATTCTCTGTAGCCATGTACTGCTGATCCGGGCTGTGGCATCAGAGTCGTATCTTCAGACATACAGTTAATAATAGTGGAATGATCACTCAataatttttgttatcaaatttcaaaatatcaaaattttttcagAATCCAAAGCTGGAGCCgaagtaaaatttttcaaaactcgGAATTGGGAATCAAAGTTTTTTCAACACAGAGTCAAAACTCGCGAGTCGATTATATTTATTCTCTGACTCCATAGCCATGATGTTGAcagtatttattaatatatagaataatagacgtagaataaaaataacttaaaaGTAGGCTATATGTACCCGTGCAGAGCCAGCTCTTCTCATAGCAGCAGGGGTATTCGGAGCTGATACGGCATCAATAGGATTAGAAGATCCAGGTAAATGTTCTGGCGCAGTTGTGTTTCTGAGTTGTTGGACAGATAATGAACTTGGATTTCGcctggaaaataaaaataaaatatatattacgaaGGTTGAacgaatttataaaaatgattatataACTAATTTATATGATTTTGCAGATCAGaactttattttcaataaagtgtttattttagttataaaaAGCATTCTAAAAAGACTTATAATCAGCATTTTCATATGATAAATATTAGCAATTATTTGTtctattaataattaataaattgaGTGATACCTGTGATGAGCACGAACACTGCTTGCTGGTCTCCTATAGCTTGACCTATGTTCGTTATCTCGGTGAAATCCACTGCTCACACCAGATCTTACACTTACACGAGATCTTGATACAGaatcttgaaataaaatttataaactcGAATTATGATCAAGACAAGAATAGCTTATGAGACAATACATAAAAGAGTAGGCTTTTATTAACTTAAAAAATACTGCCATactaaaagaagaaaaagatcTATTTACAAGTAGTAGCAATCTTGATGCACGCTAACCAAATAAAACCCTCGCTTCGCAATGAGATTAACATCCTCAGATCGCTCGACGATGGTGCCACGTTGGCCACATTGAGTGGCGCTAATTCAATTTTATCACAGTACCTACTTAACTTATCTGTGCTTATACTCAATCAGTAACATCGAATGATATTAAACAAATTCAGCTTTTTCAACAAACAATTGAAACAAACATCATTAAAATGCATAACAGGATATTTTATCCAGCTTCCAATAAATTTTAGTTACTATGTCAAGTGAATACAATGTATTTTACATTCATAGTACTTTGGAGCAATCGATACCAACAGTTGTAACTTGTAACTTAGGTGTGAGTTTGAAATTGAGCACAAAACAAATACATGAAAAAGTAGTGTAAAATTTCCGTGTGCAAATATGGGTACCAAGCTCACTGGAAGCAAACTTATGTCGAGCAAAAACAACCCTTTCGtgtgaaaaagtaaatatatagcATATTTGCAAACAAAAGTTGAAACTTATTTCTTGATTCTAGCTTATTGAGTGGCTGTTCGTAACCCACTAACTCAATCGAACGATGACCAACTGCTAAGGCTTTGAAGCAAATTATTATTCTATAAATCTCAGTGATTAGAGTTGCATCTAGCATCTTGTTCAGAAATAAGGCAAGTCTATATATTGCTACAGTGAAACCAAGgtcacatttttcagaaatgaacTTTTTTGATCTTCTGTTATCATTATAGACTAGGGGCCATGTTTTGGTATCGATTTCAAAACTGACCTGCTTTGGTTTCGATTTTAGGTAGTGCCTAATGCCCATTTTTAGGTTTGACTGTTAGatctgaaaattacaaaaatgtgaCATAAGCTAAGCTGGTTATACTGTGGTGCTATCATGAATATCACAAGAAAACTGTTAACACATCAGTATGTTGAAGAAACTCACTTTTTGCAGGATTCATATCTGGTGGAGATGGTTCTTTATTTTCAATTCGAGCAgctgaaaaaatgaatatttgaaatttattgtgaaaatatatttttatattggaataaataaaccaactcattaaatacatttttaaagcAATGCATCATTTGAAATGATACTAGAAAATTTATTCGGATTCTCAATATTCAGAATGGGACtacaaatattatatattttgaatattgtattttgcttccactattttttttttatgatttataaTGAATGTTGGATTAATTTAAAAATCCGAAGATTTGAATCAATATTGGAAAATAGAAAgtgataataacaaaatgattatTTCGTCGTTctcaagtgtaagaaaaatcaataaaattgaacaattgaatCCAGATATTTAAACATTCATTCATATTTatcattataaaaataaaatttcgtaAAACTTTCTTATAAAAAACATTAAGTTTTTACCATACATACTAAGTTGGTTCCCATATATCAAACTCAtatgtatattaaaaaaaaattaataaaaaatcagGATAACACCGCACATATGAGtagtaatttcaaaattgagtgaaaatatatatacaatacagaaCTGGAAAATCCTAAAATTGACAAGCAATGTTATATTCTCAGGTAATACGATACAATATCACAAGTAAATAGACCAAAGAGCACCAGCCCATATAACTAGTTAATATTTAATGTAATGTAAGCAGGCTGTTCTTATAAATGGTATTTGAGTAGTGACACACTGCTATATATTGGTAACGTATTTTTAGGTACCGACGCAAGAAAAGAGAAAAGCTAGAGGCAGTTCCGCGTGATGGAACGAGTATTCACTCATGGATGAAACAGTTTGCCTCACAGTCGTATTTATAGTAAGTAATAAATGGTCAGTGCTAATCAATAGGTGGACTATCCCAGGCTCGCTGGAACAAGCTCGTGAGAATAAGGCAACGATGATGTCACTTAgtgataaaataattaattcatGAAGCATGGGGATGGGGATGGGTCATTTATATGATCGTTGGACCTCacttatttgaaaaatgtgataaATAATTCCACTAATCCTAATGCTCTCTGTCAtgcatttattttcaaatttgaataatttgaatggatcgattttataaaaaaaatttacttgtgaaatttaatataaattatggTTTCACCAAATATTTTGGTGatttaaattcatttaataTAACAATAATTTCAAAGTTGGCCAAAATAAATTCCACAGCACCCCTGGATGAGACATGTAAAGTAGTAACAAACCCACACAAAGAGTAGATTTATGTATAGTTTGAATTCAAgtataaattgtaatttttatacCAAAATAACATTAAATTTGACATATACCAGAAGAAAATGAAGTCATCCGATGAAAAATTGACTTCAATCAAAAGACAGAATATTCAATCGAACACACACAATATTAACATGAACGAAAAATTGAACATCAGTAACTCAAAATCTTACCATTAGCTGCATGAGGATAATCAACACCTCCTACTGTACATCTTCTGAATACCATGCTATTCTCTGTAAGTGTTCCAGTTTTATcggaaaatatatattgaaccTGGCCGAGATCTTCTGTTATATTCAACGCTCGACATTCTAGATT from Styela clava chromosome 14, kaStyClav1.hap1.2, whole genome shotgun sequence encodes:
- the LOC120341623 gene encoding phospholipid-transporting ATPase VD-like isoform X2, with product MQNIENANDNNTQYMSDNMDIVEETTRVREDNGIWDRLMTRVKQKPKEGKHRYIIPSHMLDGEGLDEGDKQKLVMQKYYLNNQIRTTKYTVLSFLPKNLFEQFHRFANCYFVFIILLNFVPAISAIQPILSMIPVIVILLVQALKDVVEDYGRYKSDGLVNNSKTEVYKRSDGKYHSTKWKNVKVGDIVRLFCNRVIPADILLLHSSDQHDVCYIETSNIDGETNLKQRMVCKGVGQHFDAKNFTSIIQCEKPNAQIDRFTGNIISRPGTRDSVSKENLLLRGCVIRNTDYVEGIVVYAGHETKAMLNNNGPRYKRSKLERMMNTDVIWCVVLLIIMCLTGAIGNGVWAAYQAGSGREQTVLFIPLTGDDENLSPALSGFYMFWTMVILLQVLIPISLYVSIEIVKVGQVFFINNDVEMYDEDSDKNLECRALNITEDLGQVQYIFSDKTGTLTENSMVFRRCTVGGVDYPHAANAARIENKEPSPPDMNPAKNSVSRSRVSVRSGVSSGFHRDNEHRSSYRRPASSVRAHHRRNPSSLSVQQLRNTTAPEHLPGSSNPIDAVSAPNTPAAMRRAGSARESSRRPPHKHHRRNISAVSAKEIRSNLAQEDQDIATNIEHGNEDDAEEEDFLEADVTPDPVLYKELESVCQQSAPDINASTQQNRILDFFINLAICNTVVLSTDNPELKKVPEDSTADVHDSEDETKPFLKKILSNSVSSLFRKSSAMPTGKFRSLTEDNHPEAISNVYTISDGQVSDDSSSNLNNSNNAGNSQIPSFFSNEYLRKIHYEAESPDEAALVYAAHAYGCSLAHRTSSTVTVAMPKNDVPVTFDVLHTLTFDSTRKRMSVVVRDPRTNQYVLYSKGADSTILNLLKSHSAEPNIMTDFGNSPAFRFYQESNSPKVCSDTTALCDQYARTGLRTLCIAKRVLTEAEYREWETVHRQAEQAMENREEKIYNSYIQIEKDLELLGATGIEDRLQDGVPETIESLRKAGMQVWVITGDKQETAVNIGYSCKLIEPSDEIIYLNARSESELQQMLEQHINQQEERRGPLAEIPPDPNASVLSFNALVVRFRSNSQPSSSNHDSNHPPLGIVIDGSTLDFALSKELQKDFINLARRCHSVLVCRATPLQKGEVVKLVKEQLHVMTLAIGDGANDVSMIQVADIGVGISGQEGMQAVMSSDFAMARFRFLQRLLLVHGHWNYQRLAMMVLYFFYKNAAFVFLIFWFQFFCGYSGANPIEQWYLLLYSLAFTSLPPLINGVLDKDVSADTLLKKPRLYLQGINCEMYTPRSFWINIIDAIYQSIAIFFIPYFTYIDSDVGMITWGTPVTTACMFANLIHLGIETKTWTWIHWAGQLFSIILFFAFSLVYNSLCPYCFPPSNPYWIMETLVTTTNFWFSVMLATAVAVLPRYIIRSLQSSLWPTECQRERVWEKLAKKKVVPSPNSTATTSMNGNSGDSSSSTYQNGTYDENHSNAVDALRYPFSSNGDALYQEIPPQNANQNNGKIIDGEIQPTTPQEISGISSASNVTHGLTNPAYVEDHARHVPDSDVEVDDNSQALKEPETGETPPTLAANFSSENVVAPPISSTPTLHAHFRSDAHLTSTYNYVEDEEITSHEGMPPVVDTVSIESGSQTSITSINLRKHASRPTTETTMPSKIYVSSNNTVDDYHAQLLISQLPNMAAGSSTNISSHQEDESNLYHTVA